A genomic region of Aspergillus oryzae RIB40 DNA, chromosome 1 contains the following coding sequences:
- a CDS encoding uncharacterized protein (predicted protein) yields the protein MNLRAAGLRKARRQRSFTWLLLLIAVLMLAQISLAQDTTGNDPASTTDVTTKETTTATTKDDTTTTSKTTETSATDKSATTTTSESKSTDSSTTSTATNDYPVVTVPPLADAPYMQTSDTPEGTVFIAVGAVLGFVGLALLAWRGMVAWSVNRSVRKAAIMQSSEAKGLLRHRRKRSAHRSHGGPAPAVSLEKIGGGHRTNHRSSKGPRSNSGLFFSPTAGIHSGGNRGSSYLPAGYYAAGSAAAGSGSHQSMQFSASDLPGMGPQAQGYTRTKSGPSPPGTPTHAPGGVYEPQFNTSRYSHMASNSSVNLASPTQGRTPSAYLEDLFENHPPNNRH from the coding sequence ATGAATCTTCGAGCCGCGGGCCTTCGCAAGGCCCGCCGCCAACGCTCCTTCACATGGCTTTTACTCCTCATTGCCGTTCTAATGTTGGCGCAAATATCCTTGGCCCAAGATACCACTGGGAATGACCCCGCGTCGACAACCGACGTAACAACTAAGGAGACCACTACAGCTACGACAAAAGATGACACTACCACGACATCCAAGACCACGGAAACATCCGCGACAGACAAATCagcaacgacaacaacatccGAGTCCAAATCTACAGACTCCAGTACAACCTCCACCGCAACGAATGATTACCCCGTGGTGACAGTCCCCCCACTCGCCGACGCACCATACATGCAAACATCAGATACCCCGGAAGGAACCGTCTTCATCGCCGTCGGGGCAGTCCTAGGCTTCGTGGGCCTCGCACTCCTAGCCTGGCGCGGAATGGTCGCATGGTCCGTAAACCGATCTGTCCGGAAAGCAGCCATAATGCAATCCTCCGAGGCAAAGGGACTCCTCCGCCacaggagaaagagatccGCGCACCGCTCTCACGGCGGCCCAGCACCAGCCGTGTCCCTGGAAAAAATCGGCGGCGGCCACCGCACAAACCACCGCTCCTCCAAAGGCCCAAGATCCAACAGCGGGTTGTTCTTCTCCCCCACGGCTGGAATACACAGCGGCGGAAACAGAGGTTCAAGCTATCTTCCTGCGGGTTATTATGCTGCTGGGAGTGCTGCGGCTGGTAGTGGTAGCCACCAGAGTATGCAGTTCTCCGCGTCTGATCTTCCGGGCATGGGCCCGCAGGCACAGGGGTACACGAGGACAAAATCGGGCCCTAGCCCACCTGGCACGCCTACTCATGCTCCCGGTGGTGTCTATGAACCTCAGTTTAACACTTCGAGGTATTCTCACATGGCGTCCAATAGCTCCGTCAACCTTGCATCTCCTACGCAAGGAAGGACCCCGAGTGCTTACCTGGAAGATCTGTTCGAGAACCATCCTCCCAACAATAGACATTAG